From a region of the Mesomycoplasma ovipneumoniae ATCC 29419 genome:
- a CDS encoding L-threonylcarbamoyladenylate synthase — protein MKLELFYNKSHSLLCFYDNQKQILTKVKTSIFTTFFSDLESKTIRFNFCFNLKIPYFNNFLFWLASQNLISEKHLFNGLNLSKNKIFVLKLLNNFHILFWKYKMNSLVIFIEDDHEFSDLFAQNYAVFKEQIHKNSKLFICSTDTVVGIGSFYHDLDLEAIYKIKNRDVSKKIVTLVGKISQIQPLISSSSYKILKQKSKKYWPGSVTFIIEKKSFRIPGLKKSQELFIKNGPAFVTSANISGQKPLNFQEARQLFWQITKFYDFGRGSGRPSKIYDIDLKTWVRI, from the coding sequence ATGAAATTGGAATTATTTTATAATAAATCGCACTCATTGCTATGTTTTTATGATAATCAAAAACAAATACTAACAAAAGTAAAAACATCTATTTTTACAACATTTTTTTCAGATTTGGAGTCTAAAACCATTAGATTCAATTTTTGCTTTAATTTAAAAATTCCATATTTTAATAATTTTTTATTTTGACTTGCAAGTCAAAATTTAATTTCAGAAAAACATTTATTTAACGGACTTAATTTGTCTAAAAATAAAATATTTGTTCTAAAATTGTTGAATAATTTCCACATTTTGTTTTGAAAATATAAGATGAACAGTCTTGTCATTTTTATTGAAGATGACCATGAATTTAGCGATTTATTTGCGCAAAACTATGCCGTTTTTAAGGAGCAAATCCATAAAAATTCTAAACTATTTATTTGTTCTACAGATACTGTTGTTGGAATTGGTTCATTTTATCATGATTTGGATCTTGAGGCAATTTATAAAATAAAAAACCGTGATGTTAGCAAAAAAATCGTAACTTTAGTGGGGAAAATATCACAAATACAGCCATTAATTAGTTCAAGCAGTTACAAAATTCTTAAACAAAAAAGCAAAAAATACTGGCCTGGCTCAGTTACTTTTATAATTGAAAAAAAATCATTTAGAATTCCTGGGCTCAAAAAGTCTCAAGAATTATTTATAAAAAACGGACCTGCTTTTGTTACTAGTGCCAATATTTCTGGCCAAAAACCTCTTAATTTTCAAGAAGCACGCCAATTATTTTGACAGATCACAAAATTTTACGATTTTGGCCGTGGTTCAGGTCGCCCCTCAAAAATTTATGATATTGATCTAAAAACTTGAGTCCGAATTTAA